In Candidatus Sedimenticola sp. (ex Thyasira tokunagai), the following proteins share a genomic window:
- a CDS encoding methyl-accepting chemotaxis protein → MMIRSLKVKLNLSFVVIVTLVLTLSGGYGYFQQQGQLTATYQRQIDNALDRMEASLSEPLWNFDEGVVKQIVQSELADNGIHAILVFSSEEILIAGFSKGDEQQLVELEAPPSSESEKIHRPLHYGDGDSRKVIGQVELYPDHTEMEQTLRELVIFSLLEIVLLDLVILVALSWLLSRFVLEPIRKVADGIRGVAEGDGDLTQRLAAESQDELGDLSDWFDAVMDKLQMAMLDLSENAGRLTETAKQATTLIERTTEGVEEQRGKSEMVATAVNQVSATVHEIAKNATEASDAADEAQDNVGNGLQVVNQTIESINNLSMEIDETGRVIQRVAEESNKITSILSVIRAIADQTNLLALNAAIESARAGEMGRGFAVVADEVRTLAQRTQQSTEEIQSMIESLEAGIGEAVEVTVKGRQLTDEVIGKANKAGESLQDINGSVSLITGLAAQIATATEEQSAVTNEVAENVTDIRDIAESTALGISESQLGKDELYTLAKNLEDVVKKFST, encoded by the coding sequence ATGATGATACGAAGCCTTAAAGTAAAACTGAATCTGAGCTTTGTTGTGATAGTCACACTGGTGCTGACACTGTCAGGCGGGTATGGCTATTTCCAACAGCAGGGGCAACTGACCGCTACCTACCAGCGACAAATCGACAATGCTCTGGATCGCATGGAAGCGAGTCTTTCTGAACCTCTATGGAATTTCGATGAAGGTGTGGTCAAACAGATCGTTCAATCCGAGTTAGCTGATAATGGTATCCACGCCATACTGGTTTTTAGCTCAGAAGAGATCCTGATAGCGGGTTTCAGCAAGGGCGATGAGCAACAGCTTGTTGAGCTTGAGGCGCCGCCATCCAGTGAATCTGAAAAAATCCATAGGCCGTTACACTATGGTGATGGTGACTCACGGAAGGTCATTGGTCAGGTTGAGTTGTATCCTGATCACACGGAGATGGAGCAGACGCTCAGGGAGCTTGTCATTTTTTCCCTGCTGGAGATAGTTCTACTTGATCTGGTTATTCTTGTGGCACTCTCATGGCTGCTCTCCCGGTTTGTCCTTGAACCCATACGAAAAGTGGCTGATGGCATACGTGGAGTGGCAGAGGGAGATGGTGATTTAACGCAGCGGTTAGCTGCTGAAAGTCAGGATGAGCTTGGGGATCTGAGTGATTGGTTTGATGCTGTAATGGATAAGCTGCAGATGGCGATGCTCGATCTCTCCGAGAATGCAGGCCGCCTGACCGAGACAGCCAAGCAAGCCACGACTTTGATTGAGAGAACTACAGAAGGGGTTGAAGAACAGCGGGGGAAGAGTGAGATGGTTGCCACGGCGGTTAACCAGGTCTCAGCCACAGTTCACGAGATTGCTAAAAATGCGACAGAAGCGTCTGATGCAGCAGACGAGGCCCAGGATAATGTAGGAAATGGGCTGCAAGTCGTGAATCAAACCATCGAATCGATCAACAACCTCTCCATGGAGATTGATGAGACCGGTCGAGTAATTCAGCGTGTTGCCGAAGAGAGTAATAAAATCACCTCAATACTGAGTGTGATTCGTGCGATTGCCGATCAGACCAATCTCCTGGCACTGAATGCTGCGATTGAATCGGCTCGAGCAGGTGAGATGGGGCGTGGTTTTGCTGTGGTTGCTGATGAGGTGAGGACGCTGGCCCAACGTACACAGCAATCCACCGAAGAGATTCAGTCAATGATTGAGTCATTGGAGGCAGGTATTGGCGAGGCGGTGGAGGTGACGGTCAAGGGTCGGCAGTTGACCGATGAGGTCATTGGAAAAGCGAATAAGGCCGGGGAGTCCCTGCAGGATATCAATGGCTCAGTGAGTTTGATTACCGGTCTGGCTGCACAAATTGCGACAGCCACTGAAGAGCAGAGCGCGGTAACCAACGAGGTGGCTGAAAATGTTACCGATATACGGGACATTGCTGAGAGTACGGCTCTTGGCATCAGTGAATCGCAACTGGGAAAGGATGAGCTCTATACTCTGGCCAAAAATTTAGAGGATGTGGTTAAAAAGTTCAGTACTTGA
- a CDS encoding glucosamine--fructose-6-phosphate aminotransferase, with product MTKLTNTLRDWQSESFNQTLKDELTNLKSGTLPLHLATTQGGIVDDSDVAITVLGATDEGRSIRARVGVFFSEVIGGCSCGDDPLTASANCEMEIRIDKTSGETEFKIIDG from the coding sequence GTGACCAAACTCACCAATACCCTACGCGACTGGCAATCCGAATCATTCAATCAAACCCTCAAAGATGAACTGACAAACCTGAAATCCGGCACCCTACCGCTGCACCTTGCAACTACTCAGGGAGGTATTGTTGATGATAGCGACGTTGCGATCACCGTTCTGGGCGCCACAGACGAAGGCCGAAGTATCCGCGCCAGAGTCGGTGTATTTTTCAGTGAAGTGATTGGCGGCTGTAGCTGTGGTGATGACCCCTTGACGGCAAGCGCCAATTGCGAGATGGAGATCCGTATCGATAAGACGAGCGGTGAGACAGAGTTCAAAATCATCGACGGGTAA
- a CDS encoding transporter substrate-binding domain-containing protein, whose product MLDMKVTSAVKLLLLVLFSSALQATQEVEIYTEDYPPYNMIENHRLTGLSVDILAVILKRIGSKKTKENVNFASWSRGYSLAKTKKNTMVFSTTRTEKRENLFKWVGPIAKTTIVLLALKEKNIKVPDYP is encoded by the coding sequence ATGCTGGATATGAAGGTCACGAGCGCTGTAAAACTGCTGCTTCTCGTGCTGTTCAGCTCAGCTCTGCAGGCGACACAAGAGGTAGAAATATATACAGAAGACTACCCCCCCTACAACATGATCGAAAATCACAGGCTAACCGGTCTATCCGTCGATATATTGGCAGTGATATTAAAAAGAATAGGCTCAAAAAAAACCAAGGAAAATGTGAACTTCGCAAGCTGGTCAAGGGGTTACTCGCTTGCAAAAACCAAGAAAAATACAATGGTTTTTTCCACTACCAGAACAGAGAAGAGAGAGAATCTATTTAAGTGGGTTGGACCCATAGCAAAGACCACCATAGTACTATTGGCTCTTAAAGAGAAGAATATAAAAGTTCCCGATTACCCATAA
- the nrdR gene encoding transcriptional regulator NrdR, whose protein sequence is MRCPFCGAQDTKVVDSRLFGEGDQVRRRRECAVCKERFTTYESAELNLPRVVKQDGSRVPFDGRKLAAGMIRSLEKRPVGTEQVDDAINHIRRKLLATGDREVPSRQIGEWVMDELRKLDQVAYVRFASVYRKFEDVNAFREEIERLETQLPPEVRRQQLDLLDGGKDD, encoded by the coding sequence ATGAGATGTCCTTTTTGTGGCGCCCAGGATACCAAGGTCGTAGACTCCCGCCTTTTTGGCGAGGGTGATCAGGTGCGCCGCAGACGGGAGTGCGCAGTCTGCAAAGAGCGTTTTACCACCTACGAGTCAGCAGAGCTCAATCTCCCTCGGGTGGTTAAACAGGATGGCAGCCGTGTTCCGTTCGACGGCCGAAAGCTGGCGGCAGGGATGATACGGTCGCTGGAGAAGCGTCCGGTAGGTACTGAACAGGTGGATGACGCCATTAATCATATTCGTCGCAAGCTGCTGGCAACGGGGGATCGTGAGGTCCCTTCCCGGCAGATCGGTGAGTGGGTAATGGACGAGCTGCGTAAACTGGATCAGGTGGCCTATGTCCGCTTTGCCTCGGTCTATCGTAAGTTCGAGGACGTCAATGCCTTCCGCGAAGAGATTGAGCGCCTGGAGACACAGCTTCCCCCTGAGGTCAGGCGGCAACAGCTAGACCTGCTGGACGGGGGAAAGGACGATTGA
- a CDS encoding fumarylacetoacetate hydrolase family protein, with translation MSGYYHQRMGGNSWDLPLGKIVCVGRNYADHAKELNNPIPKQPLLFIKPATAAVSMAQPIAIPHGFGECHHELEMAVLVGRKLKDAEPAGIATAIAAIGLGLDLTLRDVQSQLKEKRHPWERAKGFDASCPLSEFVEADGVDLACLSLQLYRNELLQQSGSTQDMLFPVADLLADISRVFTLLPGDVVMTGTPAGVGPLHSGDRLRAELGSLLSVGARVV, from the coding sequence ATGAGTGGTTATTATCATCAACGGATGGGTGGTAACTCCTGGGATCTGCCTCTGGGAAAAATCGTCTGTGTCGGGCGTAACTATGCAGACCATGCAAAAGAGCTGAATAACCCTATACCCAAGCAGCCGTTACTCTTTATCAAGCCTGCAACAGCAGCCGTCTCTATGGCTCAACCTATCGCCATTCCCCATGGCTTTGGTGAGTGTCACCATGAACTTGAGATGGCGGTGCTGGTGGGGCGCAAGCTGAAAGATGCTGAGCCTGCAGGTATAGCGACTGCAATTGCCGCCATTGGCCTGGGGCTGGATCTGACACTGCGTGATGTTCAGTCCCAGCTAAAAGAGAAGAGGCATCCGTGGGAGCGGGCGAAGGGTTTTGACGCTTCCTGTCCGCTCTCTGAATTTGTTGAGGCCGACGGTGTTGACTTGGCCTGCCTGTCGCTACAGCTCTACCGTAATGAGCTACTGCAACAGTCAGGCAGCACCCAGGATATGCTTTTCCCAGTGGCTGATCTGCTGGCTGATATCAGTCGCGTCTTTACCCTGCTACCGGGGGATGTAGTAATGACCGGCACTCCCGCCGGCGTCGGCCCCTTGCATTCAGGTGATCGGCTGCGTGCGGAGCTCGGTAGTCTGCTATCGGTGGGTGCGCGGGTGGTGTGA
- a CDS encoding ABC transporter substrate-binding protein, which produces MKNLHSLGILASLLVGILFSSANVMADPFKNLTFLTENYAPYNYSKDGKLQGISIGLMLRIFKRAGSSKTVNDIQLLPWARAYRLAQDKKNTVLFVMTRTKSRENMFKWVGPITPTTIAVIAKKSLRAKIDNFTDLNKYKIGAIRDDIGELLLKKNGLSSSNIHLTNSSVSTAKMLASGRIDMWAYESQVALWNLMEIGENSDDYEVLYLLEESMLYIALQKDTDDTVVTSMQEALDAVVKQEK; this is translated from the coding sequence ATGAAAAACCTACACTCTCTCGGCATCCTCGCATCACTCCTGGTTGGAATCCTGTTTAGCTCAGCCAACGTGATGGCGGACCCTTTCAAAAATCTGACTTTCCTAACCGAAAACTATGCACCTTACAACTACAGTAAGGACGGTAAGCTCCAGGGTATATCCATCGGTCTGATGCTCAGGATATTTAAGCGGGCCGGATCATCCAAGACGGTGAATGACATCCAGCTACTGCCTTGGGCAAGGGCCTACCGGCTGGCGCAGGATAAGAAAAACACGGTACTGTTTGTGATGACACGGACCAAGAGCAGGGAAAACATGTTCAAGTGGGTTGGTCCCATCACCCCCACCACCATTGCCGTGATTGCCAAAAAGAGCCTGAGAGCAAAAATCGACAATTTTACGGATTTGAACAAGTACAAGATCGGCGCAATTCGTGACGATATTGGAGAACTGCTACTGAAGAAAAATGGCCTCAGCTCCAGCAACATCCACTTGACCAACTCGTCAGTCAGCACGGCGAAAATGCTCGCATCCGGACGCATCGACATGTGGGCCTACGAGTCCCAGGTGGCGCTGTGGAATCTGATGGAGATTGGCGAGAACTCAGATGATTACGAAGTTCTGTATCTGCTTGAGGAGTCAATGCTCTACATCGCCCTTCAGAAAGATACCGACGATACGGTTGTAACCAGCATGCAAGAGGCACTGGATGCCGTTGTAAAGCAGGAAAAATAG
- the glyA gene encoding serine hydroxymethyltransferase, translated as MFSKDMQIGGYDDELWAAIEGEVCRQEEHIELIASENYTSPRVMQAQGSVLTNKYAEGYPGKRYYGGCEFVDKAEQLAIDRAKQLFGADYANVQPHSGSQANAAVYMALCAPGDTVLGMSLAHGGHLTHGAKPNFSGKLYNAVQYGLNPETGEIDYDEVASLAREHKPKMIVAGFSAYSRVIDWQRFRDIADEVGAYLFVDMAHVAGLIAAGHYPSPVQIADVTTTTTHKTLRGPRGGLILAKSNEAIEKKLNSLVFPGIQGGPLMHVIAAKAVAFKEAMEPDFKVYQQQVITNAKAMAQVFIARGYDVVSGGTDDHLFLVSFIEAGLTGKDVDAWLGAANITVNKNSVPNDPQSPFVTSGIRVGTPALTTRGIGEAAAADLAGWMCDLIDSRGDQAMIDQVKAKALELCKSHPVYK; from the coding sequence ATGTTCAGCAAAGATATGCAGATTGGCGGTTATGACGACGAGCTGTGGGCGGCAATAGAGGGTGAGGTGTGCCGCCAGGAAGAGCATATCGAGCTGATTGCATCGGAGAACTACACCAGCCCACGAGTGATGCAGGCTCAGGGCTCTGTCTTGACCAATAAATATGCGGAAGGCTATCCCGGCAAGCGTTACTACGGCGGTTGTGAGTTTGTGGACAAAGCCGAGCAATTGGCAATTGATCGCGCCAAGCAGCTGTTTGGCGCCGATTACGCCAATGTCCAGCCTCACTCCGGCTCTCAGGCCAATGCTGCTGTCTATATGGCTCTCTGCGCACCCGGTGATACCGTGCTCGGCATGAGTCTGGCCCATGGTGGTCACCTTACTCATGGCGCCAAGCCCAATTTCTCCGGCAAGCTCTACAATGCTGTTCAGTACGGCCTGAATCCCGAGACCGGTGAGATCGATTACGATGAGGTGGCGAGTCTCGCTCGTGAGCACAAGCCGAAGATGATTGTTGCAGGATTCTCAGCTTACTCGCGTGTCATCGACTGGCAGCGTTTCCGTGATATTGCCGACGAAGTGGGTGCTTACCTCTTTGTCGATATGGCCCATGTCGCCGGTTTGATTGCAGCAGGTCACTACCCCAGTCCAGTACAGATTGCCGATGTCACCACTACCACCACCCACAAGACCCTGCGCGGTCCCCGTGGTGGTCTGATTCTGGCCAAGTCCAATGAGGCAATCGAGAAGAAACTCAACTCCCTGGTCTTTCCCGGTATTCAGGGCGGCCCATTGATGCATGTGATCGCCGCCAAGGCGGTCGCTTTCAAAGAGGCGATGGAGCCGGACTTCAAGGTTTACCAGCAGCAGGTTATAACCAATGCCAAGGCGATGGCCCAGGTGTTTATCGCTCGCGGTTACGATGTGGTCTCCGGTGGTACCGACGATCACCTGTTCCTGGTCAGCTTTATCGAAGCGGGTCTTACCGGTAAGGATGTCGACGCATGGCTGGGTGCCGCCAATATCACCGTCAACAAAAACTCCGTACCCAACGATCCCCAGTCACCCTTTGTCACCAGCGGTATCCGTGTTGGTACCCCGGCACTGACCACTCGTGGTATCGGTGAAGCCGCTGCGGCTGATCTGGCGGGCTGGATGTGCGATCTGATCGACAGTCGTGGTGATCAGGCGATGATCGATCAGGTGAAGGCCAAGGCACTTGAACTGTGCAAGAGCCATCCCGTCTATAAATAA
- the ribD gene encoding bifunctional diaminohydroxyphosphoribosylaminopyrimidine deaminase/5-amino-6-(5-phosphoribosylamino)uracil reductase RibD, with translation MARALRLAERGLYTTHPNPRVGCVLVRGGEVVGEGYHRRAGGPHAERFALAAAGGLARGATAYVTLEPCCHQGRTPPCTDGLIEAGVSRVVAAMQDPNPQVAGRGLALLSEAGISVEHGLMAAQAKALNPGFVKRMTAGLPYVRCKLAMSLDGRTAMASGESKWITGTEARADVQRLRARSDAVVTGIGTVLADDPSMNVRIEHQQLPGVESEDELPQPMRVVLDPRLEMPLDAGMFQCEGRTQVICSGKPGASGDAVVAAGGELFSLSGDERSIDLNEVMKHLAGQEINEVLIEAGATLAGAALAAGIVDELVIYAAPHIMGDGGRGLFHLPGLERMLDRIELEFSDVRMVGRDLRITAKPVSQ, from the coding sequence ATGGCGCGGGCCTTACGTTTGGCTGAGCGGGGGCTCTACACCACGCATCCCAATCCCCGGGTAGGTTGTGTTTTGGTGCGCGGTGGCGAAGTCGTGGGTGAGGGCTACCATCGCCGCGCCGGGGGTCCCCATGCAGAGCGCTTTGCATTGGCTGCGGCAGGTGGTCTGGCACGCGGTGCCACTGCCTATGTCACTCTTGAACCCTGTTGCCACCAGGGCAGAACCCCTCCCTGTACCGATGGGTTGATCGAAGCGGGTGTGAGTCGGGTGGTGGCTGCCATGCAGGACCCCAATCCACAGGTGGCCGGCAGAGGTTTAGCGTTGCTGTCCGAGGCCGGCATTAGTGTCGAGCATGGGCTTATGGCGGCCCAGGCCAAGGCGCTTAACCCCGGTTTTGTTAAGCGCATGACGGCGGGTCTTCCCTATGTTCGCTGCAAGTTGGCGATGAGTCTGGATGGGCGCACGGCGATGGCCAGTGGTGAGAGTAAGTGGATTACCGGCACTGAAGCGCGAGCTGATGTGCAGCGTCTGCGTGCCCGCAGTGATGCTGTCGTCACCGGCATCGGTACCGTGCTGGCGGATGATCCGTCGATGAATGTGAGAATTGAGCATCAGCAGCTCCCTGGCGTTGAGTCAGAGGATGAGCTGCCCCAGCCGATGCGTGTGGTGCTCGATCCCCGGCTGGAGATGCCGCTGGATGCAGGAATGTTTCAGTGTGAAGGTAGAACTCAGGTGATCTGCAGTGGTAAGCCGGGAGCATCTGGTGATGCTGTGGTGGCTGCAGGTGGGGAGCTTTTCTCCCTCTCGGGCGATGAACGATCAATAGATCTCAACGAAGTGATGAAGCATCTTGCGGGTCAGGAGATCAACGAGGTGCTGATTGAAGCGGGTGCAACGCTTGCCGGCGCTGCGCTGGCCGCCGGGATTGTCGATGAGCTGGTGATCTACGCGGCGCCTCATATCATGGGTGACGGTGGCCGGGGTCTGTTTCATCTCCCTGGTCTTGAGCGGATGCTGGATAGGATCGAGTTGGAATTCAGTGATGTTCGGATGGTTGGGCGGGATTTGAGAATTACAGCCAAGCCCGTCAGCCAGTGA